From the Salvelinus fontinalis isolate EN_2023a chromosome 35, ASM2944872v1, whole genome shotgun sequence genome, one window contains:
- the LOC129834374 gene encoding ankyrin repeat domain-containing protein 11-like isoform X2 codes for MPKGGGSKTPQLEDFPLNTDMVEKQSGKKDKVLSNKTPKLDRSDGVKEMKEKASKRKLPFTVGANGDQKDSDSEKQGPERKRIKKEPTNTRKSGLPFGMGMPGIRAGYPLSERQQVALLMQMTAEESVNSPDTTPKHQSQSSLGQKGTPNSASKTKDKVNKRNERGETRLHRSAIRGEARRIKELISEGADVNVKDFAGWTALHEACNRGYYDVAKQLLAAGAEVNTKGLDDDTPLHDASNNGHFKVVKLLLRYGGDPRQSNRRGETALKVANSPTMLNLLLGKGTYTSSEESSSESSEEEDAPSFAPSSSVDGNNTDSEFEKGLKLKGKKGLDQPLSTTTTPVKDEYEFDEDDEEERVPPVDDKHLLKKEFRKESPSVTKASGLISVPKGEVVKTYSKSNSLTPKKAVRRILSDSSDEDDGTLCFTPVPTPRQPAPPTNTKARDSATVSSKQQKEKTKVKKKRKKETKNNVSKEVRFGKVNDKFCTSDSDCGDIGSEDDEGSMKSSNCIKDSTMSLKESSAFSTHSASSSSSSHGSMSSQKLTPSLTEHNPKQWRTDGWKTVSSPVWSDVSSLSDSVRTRLSSESDYSSADSSVESVKQVRKKAQENRKKNNVHTNALDKKNSDFHKNSNTDSTVSKTDKDGKVLKKHKVKHKHKNKEKEKAPSLVLNQDMNEKFVKSFSFDFDDSRQKSLLVDTESPAESKVKLSKHEKEHLKKEDRLSKGKSEDRDWSSGKEVQRTAKEEKSKKTKESTKEKPSKEEREKPLKTEKERSLKEKEKPKEEKQQKTHKEEKKKKSKDKSSKPDRKSSEQKEEKHIKVDKEKNAREEKEKSKKEKVQKEEPDYEVYDVGNRFLNLEDTKLSASDDHHDRWASDLSSDCDLYGDDSWDAPPVKDYKEYKANNTVKLIVETEKIESRDRRKENKIKDKKLDHNDKRSEKEPTSKKKEKDSSERICDKKKDLTEKQKLNSSHPVEKEKKRKESADTVKEKKEKDSTDSSRDRKDSYEFTKERKDLKIKQESIRDDYGNDASFKEIETVSKPCEIRERNHSGKEKDRKGDGVEKREKTKADKHKEKPKDRSIEQDKEKPERTSTEKLLKEKDTDRGSKDKKEGAKDKHKDTHSKDKDRKMSSEQTKDKKEKASQDKHADRDKDLLEVKKEERKPEKVKPEKTWYKIADIFTDESEDEEDNYNGGVAKLSDSLGLSDSHRKDSTSDRDELDHFQTEKPRKYSAEAKHTTEKQKEKDHKKKDKTTFDMGKERKGSLEKHNKEKKVKDSVDAKHKERKDRMSVDSNQEKKNKQKLLDKREASEEKTKNKYKDKQDHVNERKPSKGSGENEKSLLEKLEEEAMNDYKDDSNDKNSELSSDSFTDQVHEPVLSSYYDSSNISLPDITDERRDSLSISNPQDKFREKERHRHSSSSSSKKSHEKEKDKVKKEKGDKQDKIEEIRESYGRRESLPFEKEPMPLEADPYTFPFGSKGDKDEFEKTLEFEKEMSKKADKDKVSTVISDKIKDKKKKEKHKEKVKEEKHKYTDGFGSLKHSKEDIKSGLKESPQITNLKERSKEDSPKFDVKKERNRDSLDKDSRADHVKSKVKEENEKVIQSKDTARKDNRPRSKLLVDGDLKLTSFGQMLGLKDQEIEERHKKHKERMKQMEKLRHRSGDPKLRDKTKSTEEIKKNRNELSSKKSNSLESALKEKKLKDIGLPAQIMSPERKPQPLDTHNSKDWLAGHQMKENLPASPRQDQNRPTGVPTPTSVISCPSYEEIMQTPRTPSCSAEDYPDIMFDGLDCQNSSAMAMSMNACSPSFFDRYSNSSHTFQEGTCITPAKNLQLPLVSRSASSDVRRPLEDEFKAEAGKFLQHILPDASEFDLAASQPPEDKAASVERLECLSPPYFSPIRMLSPGLELAQPALDGATTAIAGTETCEHLPESVYNNFLMKPSTPVHRPDPQEPCLDIAAPPTPAPAALPPLDIDDLSEPHQSEPSLVPSDPVSGSEYLPPVVEEEEEEEEEEDYEEEEDEDEEEEGDLEEPTDADHHAAEETRDVCSFSPPRVEEPLRKGWAESPERRVAEVHQLTPPHPPPNLVENSSDHTISWNSEMILKSPQRTYGEIEAAVSKITSPFSHSDSDLQHITAIPGHPSVTPPYAAYRSYVPDPDFDEQKEAVEDIPISPARPEMTPMELEPNYLTTPSSSTRLESFFTDCKPNLEDNHQMDSELSCAVQDGRQNSHGFTSESHMPLAVSNEPVVPWTDPFSATVDELDDLGPFSLPDLPSLSLPTSLPDKEMPELDVRDSEPADYKPPPAHIRPPAIETIEGEELMEVDLPILAKPLCPSAVLPLNDSLQDLVVPSPKHNFQPEFESEPQNVHENNFVKPQVFENRATYEETDESDGNMMFSAVNINNTQHHRQMSLTESLSVVVTPCMDSLTTVKPEQIGQISDPFVGPTCSPVPSVTLPVAVTISGTVHVSEALETTSKLTVTLTTLSTDLSKKVEEIPQRMTRNRAQMLAKQENTTTTTTKKQSSRVVAESTTTTTIPASVIPPSVPTPVTMSMAGTTTTPIPTPTFVPFVVLEKEKELVTTISTTPTITPAPPPPPPVVVSKTKGRPVEEEESQTQHPRKRKFPKPQVQLVNTAMQQTREMIQQTLAVIVNAIKLDDIEPYHSDRSNPYFEYLQIRKKIEEKRKILCYITPQAPQCYAEYVTYTGSYLLDGKPLSKLHIPVIAPPPSLSEPLKELFRQQEAVRGKLRLQHSIEREKLIVSCEQEVLRVHCRAARTIANQAVPFSACTMLLDSEVYNMPTESQGDENKSVRDRFNARQFISWIQDVDDKYDRMKTCLLMRQQHEAAALNAVQRMEWQLKVQELDPAVHKSLCVNEVPSFYVPMVDVNDDFVLLPA; via the exons aAAAGCAAGGTCCGGAACGGAAGCGCATTAAAAAGGAGCCCACCAACACCAGGAAGTCAGGCCTGCCGTTTGGGATGGGCATGCCAGGGATCCGGGCCGGGTACCCCCTCTCTGAGCGGCAGCAGGTGGCTCTTCTCATGCAGATGACGGCTGAAGAGTCAGTCAACAGTCCAG ACACAACACCAAAGCATCAGTCACAGTCAAGTCTGGGCCAGAAGGGAACGCCAAACTCTGCATCTAAAACCAAAGACAAAGTAAACAAGAGAAATGAGAGGGGCGAGACGAGGCTGCACCGGTCAGCCATCCGCGGAGAGGCACGCCGCATCAAGGAGCTCATCAGTGAGGGAGCTGACGTGAATGTAAAAGACTTTGCAG GCTGGACTGCACTGCATGAAGCGTGCAACCGAGGCTACTACGACGTGGCCAAGCAGCTGCTGGCAGCCGGTGCAGAGGTCAACACCAAGGGCCTGGACGATGACACCCCTCTGCATGACGCATCAAACAACGGGCACTTCAAG GTGGTAAAGTTGCTTTTAAGGTATGGAGGGGACCCTCGACAAAGCAACAGAAGGGGTGAAACCGCGTTGAAGGTTGCTAACTCCCCAACGATGCTCAATCTGTTGCTTGGAAAAGGCACGTATACCTCCAGTGAGGAGAGCTCGTCAG AATCCTCAGAGGAAGAAGATGCCCCATCGTTTGCCCCATCCAGTTCTGTTGATGGCAATAACACAGACTCAGAGTTTGAGAAGGGCCTGAAGCTGAAAGGGAAGAAAGGGCTGGATCAGCCTCTATCCACAACAACTACCCCCGTCAAGGACGAGTATGAGTTTGACGAGGATGATGAGGAAGAGCGCGTCCCTCCGGTGGACGATAAGCACTTGCTCAAGAAAGAGTTCCGCAAGGAGTCTCCCAGTGTCACTAAGGCTAGCGGCTTAATTTCAGTACCGAAGGGGGAGGTGGTCAAAACCTATTCCAAAAGCAACTCGCTCACACCAAAGAAGGCTGTTAGACGGATTCTCTCTGACAGCTCAGACGAGGATGATGGGACGTTGTGTTTCACACCTGTGCCCACACCACGGCAACCAGCGCCACCTACTAATACCAAGGCCCGGGACTCTGCTACAGTGAGCTCTAAACAGCAGAAAGAGAAGACTAAAGttaagaagaagaggaagaaggagacaAAGAATAATGTCAGTAAGGAGGTCAGATTTGGTAAAGTCAATGACAAATTCTGCACTTCTGACTCTGATTGTGGGGACATAGGGAGTGAGGATGATGAAGGCTCTATGAAGAGCTCGAACTGTATAAAGGACTCCACAATGAGCCTAAAAGAATCCTCTGCGTTCAGTACTCACTCtgcgtcctcttcctcctcttctcatgGAAGCATGAGCTCTCAGAAACTGACACCCTCGCTGACAGAGCATAACCCAAAGCAGTGGAGGACAGACGGCTGGAAGACTGTATCATCTCCTGTATGGTCAGATGtaagctctctctctgactcggtTAGAACAAGGCTTTCCAGTGAGTCGGACTACTCTTCTGCAGACTCAAGTGTCGAGTCAGTGAAACAGGTGAGAAAGAAAGCACAGGAAAACAGAAAGAAAAACAATGTGCACACCAATGCACTAGACAAAAAGAACTCTGACTTTCACAAGAACTCCAACACAGACAGTACGGTCTCCAAAACAGATAAAGATGGCAAAGTGTTGAAAAAGCATAAAGTAAAACACAAGCACAAAAACAAAGAGAAAGAAAAGGCTCCCAGTTTAGTGCTCAATCAAGACATGAACGAGAAATTTGTTAAAAGCTTTTCATTTGATTTTGATGATTCAAGGCAAAAGTCACTCCTTGTTGACACTGAGTCCCCAGCTGAAAGCAAGGTCAAGCTGTCTAAACATGAAAAAGAGCATTTGAAAAAGGAGGACAGGTTGTCGAAGGGTAAATCTGAGGACAGAGACTGGTCTTCTGGAAAAGAGGTGCAAAGAACTGCTAAAGAGGAGAAATCCAAGAAAACAAAAGAGTCCACCAAGGAGAAGCCTAGcaaggaggagagggaaaagcCCCTGAAAACTGAAAAAGAAAGGAGCCTCAAGGAAAAAGAGAAGCCCAAGGAGGAGAAACAACAAAAGACTCataaagaggagaagaagaaaaagtcAAAGGACAAGTCATCTAAACCAGACAGGAAGAGCAGTGAGCAAAAAGAAGAAAAACATATAAAGGTGGATAAGGAgaaaaatgccagggaggagaaagaaaaatctaagaaagaaaaGGTTCAGAAGGAAGAGCCTGATTATGAAGTCTATGATGTCGGTAACCGTTTCTTAAACCTAGAAGACACCAAGCTCAGTGCCTCAGACGACCACCATGACCGATGGGCGTCAGACCTTTCCTCTGACTGCGACCTATATGGAGATGACAGCTGGGATGCTCCTCCTGTGAAGGACTACAAAGAATATAAAGCAAACAACACTGTAAAGCTGATCGTTGAGACTGAGAAAATAGAGAGCAGAGACCGGAGGAAGGAGAACAAAATCAAAGACAAGAAATTAGATCATAATGACAAACGGTCAGAGAAAGAGCCTACCTCCAAGAAGAAAGAGAAAGACTCTTCAGAAAGAATCTGTGACAAGAAAAAGGATTTGACTGAAAAACAGAAactcaactccagccaccctgTAGAAAAGGAGAAGAAGCGAAAGGAATCTGCAGATACTGTcaaagagaagaaagagaaggactCCACGGACAGCAGTAGAGACCGAAAAGATTCCTATGAGTTCACTAAAGAAAGAAAGGACTTGAAAATCAAACAGGAGTCTATAAGAGACGATTATGGGAATGATGCCTCCTTCAAAGAAATTGAAACTGTCAGCAAACCATGTGAAATTAGAGAAAGGAACCACTCTGGAAAAGAGAAGGACAGAAAGGGAGATGGGGTGGAAAAGAGAGAAAAGACTAAAGCTGACAAACACAAGGAAAAGCCAAAAGACCGATCTATAGAACAGGATAAGGAGAAGCCTGAGAGGACCTCAACTGAGAAGCTTTTGAAGGAAAAAGACACAGATAGAGGCTCTAAAGACAAGAAGGAGGGAGCTAAagacaaacacaaagacacacacagcaaagacaagGACAGGAAGATGTCTTCAGAACAAACTAAGGACAAGAAAGAAAAGGCTTCACAGGACAAGCATGCTGACCGGGATAAAGATCTCCTTGAGGTGAAGAAGGAggagcgaaaacctgagaaagtTAAACCTGAGAAAACATGGTACAAGATAGCAGACATTTTCACAGATGAAAGTGAGGATGAAGAAGACAATTACAATGGGGGTGTGGCCAAGTTAAGTGATTCCCTTGGGTTGTCCGATTCTCACAGGAAAGACTCCACATCTGACAGGGATGAGCTTGATCACTTCCAAACAGAAAAACCCAGAAAATATTCTGCTGAGGCCAAACACACAACAGAAAAACAGAAAGAAAAAGACCACAAGAAAAAAGACAAGACCACATttgatatggggaaagagaggaagggtTCCTTAGAGAAACACAACAAAGAGAAGAAAGTAAAGGATTCTGTTGATGCAAAACACAAGGAACGCAAAGACAGAATGTCTGTGGACTCAAACCAAGAGAAGAAAAACAAGCAGAAGCTGTTGGACAAGAGGGAAGCCAGTGAGGAAAAGACCAAGAATAAATATAAAGACAAGCAAGATCATGTTAACGAAAGAAAGCCCTCAAAGGGGAGTGGGGAAAATGAAAAGTCGCTCTTGGAGAAACTGGAGGAAGAGGCCATGAATGACTACAAGGATGACTCCAATGACAAGAACAGTGAGTTATCCTCAGACAGCTTCACTGATCAGGTTCATGAGCCAGTGCTCAGCAGCTACTATGATTCCTCCAACATCAGCCTTCCAGACATTACTGATGAGAGACGAGACTCACTCTCCATATCTAATCCTCAAGACAagttcagagagaaagagaggcaccGGCATTCATCTTCATCATCGTCCAAAAAGAGTCATGAGAAGGAGAAGGACAAAGTCAAGAAGGAAAAGGGGGATAAACAAGACAAGATAGAGGAAATAAGAGAATCCTATGGACGCAGAGAAAGTCTGCCCTTTGAGAAAGAGCCTATGCCATTAGAAGCGGACCCGTACACATTTCCATTTGGGTCTAAGGGTGATAAAGATGAATTTGAGAAGACATTGGAGTTTGAAAAGGAGATGTCTAAAAAAGCTGACAAAGACAAAGTGAGTACTGTCATCAGTGATAAGATCAAGGACAAAAAGAAAAAAGAGAAACATAAGGAGAAAGTCAAAGAGGAGAAGCACAAGTACACTGATGGCTTTGGATCACTTAAACACTCCAAGGAGGATATCAAATCTGGATTGAAAGAGAGTCCTCAAATTACCAATTTGAAGGAAAGATCAAAGGAAGACAGTCCCAAATTTGATGTGAAAAAAGAGCGAAACCGAGACTCTTTGGACAAAGACAGTAGGGCGGACCATGTTAAGTCCAAGGTTAAAGAAGAAAATGAAAAAGTAATTCAGTCTAAAGACACAGCTCGCAAAGACAACCGTCCACGTTCAAAGCTTCTGGTTGATGGAGATCTCAAACTAACCAGCTTTGGGCAAATGTTAGGTTTAAAAGACCAGGAGATTGAAGAACGCCATAAGAAGCATAAGGAGAGGATGAAGCAGATGGAGAAACTAAGACACAGATCAGGGGATCCCAAACTTAGGGATAAAACGAAGTCCACTGAGGAAATAAAGAAAAATCGCAATGAACTATCATCCAAAAAATCGAATAGTTTAGAATCTGCATTGAAAGAGAAGAAGCTCAAAGATATTGGTCTCCCAGCCCAAATTATGTCTCCGGAAAGAAAGCCACAACCCCTTGACACTCACAATTCAAAGGATTGGCTTGCAGGCCATCAGATGAAAGAAAATCTCCCTGCCTCACCTAGGCAAGATCAGAATAGACCAACGGGTGTTCCCACCCCCACATCTGTAATCTCTTGTCCCAGCTATGAGGAAATCATGCAGACGCCACGGACTCCATCCTGCAGTGCAGAGGACTACCCTGATATAATGTTTGATGGGTTAGATTGTCAGAACTCATCAGCCATGGCCATGTCTATGAATGCCTGCTCCCCATCCTTCTTTGACAGGTACTCCAACTCATCACACACCTTCCAAGAAGGGACTTGTATAACTCCGGCTAAGAATCTCCAGTTGCCCCTTGTCAGTCGATCGGCTTCGTCTGATGTTAGAAGACCCCTGGAAGATGAGTTCAAAGCTGAAGCTGGCAAGTTTCTACAACACATTTTGCCAGACGCCTCTGAGTTTGACTTGGCAGCCTCTCAGCCTCCAGAAGACAAGGCAGCATCAGTGGAGAGACTTGAATGCCTGTCTCCTCCTTACTTCTCACCTATTAGAATGCTGTCTCCCGGGCTGGAACTTGCCCAGCCTGCACTAGATGGGGCCACCACAGCAATAGCTGGCACAGAGACCTGTGAACACCTACCTGAGAGTGTCTACAATAACTTCCTGATGAAGCCCTCAACGCCAGTCCACAGACCTGACCCCCAGGAGCCGTGTCTGGACATTGCTGCTCCACCCACCCCTGCACCTGCTGCTCTTCCTCCCCTGGATATTGATGACCTTTCTGAGCCTCATCAAAGTGAGCCCAGTCTTGTTCCCTCTGACCCAGTCAGTGGCAGTGAGTATCTGCCCCCTGTtgttgaggaagaggaggaggaggaggaagaagaggactacgaagaggaggaggatgaagacgaggaggaggaaggggatctTGAAGAACCAACAGATGCTGATCATCATGCTGCTGAGGAGACGAGGGACGTCTGCTCATTCTCTCCTCCAAGGGTTGAAGAGCCTTTGAGGAAGGGCTGGGCTGAATCTCCTGAGAGAAGAGTTGCAGAGGTGCATCAGTTGACTCCCCCACATCCACCACCCAACCTGGTGGAGAACTCCAGTGATCATACCATCAGCTGGAACTCTGAGATGATCTTGAAATCTCCTCAAAGGACTTATGGGGAAATAGAGGCAGCTGTCTCCAAGATAACCAGCCCCTTCTCGCATTCAGACAGTGATTTGCAGCACATTACTGCCATACCTGGCCATCCATCAGTGACCCCTCCATATGCTGCTTACAGGTCTTATGTACCTGACCCTGACTTTGACGAGCAAAAAGAGGCTGTGGAGGACATTCCAATTTCTCCAGCAAGACCTGAAATGACACCCATGGAATTGGAACCAAACTACTTGACAACCCCCTCATCCTCCACAAGGTTAGAGTCTTTCTTCACAGACTGCAAGCCAAACTTGGAGGATAATCACCAGATGGACTCAGAGCTTTCTTGTGCAGTACAAGACGGCAGACAAAACTCCCATGGCTTTACTTCTGAGAGCCATATGCCTCTAGCAGTAAGCAACGAGCCAGTGGTGCCCTGGACAGACCCGTTCTCAGCTACAGTGGATGAGCTTGATGATCTTGGCCCTTTCTCTCTACCtgacctcccttctctctccctcccgacCTCCCTGCCAGACAAGGAGATGCCAGAGCTTGACGTCAGAGATTCAGAGCCAGCCGACTACAAGCCTCCACCTGCTCATATAAGGCCTCCTGCGATTGAAACAATAGAGGGCGAAGAGCTTATGGAAGTTGACCTGCCTATCCTGGCCAAACCCCTGTGCCCTTCCGCGGTTCTACCACTCAATGATTCTTTGCAGGATTTGGTTGTGCCCTCACCAAAACACAATTTCCAACCAGAATTTGAGTCTGAGCCTCAGAATGTCCATGAAAATAACTTTGTGAAACCACAGGTCTTTGAAAACAGAGCCACATATGAAGAGACTGATGAGAGTGATGGAAACATGATGTTCTCAGCTGTTAATATAAACAATACTCAGCATCACAGGCAGATGTCACTGACCGAGTCTTTATCAGTTGTAGTTACTCCATGTATGGACTCCTTGACAACTGTTAAACCAGAACAAATTGGGCAGATATCAGATCCATTTGTTGGGCCAACTTGCAGTCCAGTTCCCTCCGTTACTCTGCCAGTTGCCGTCACGATTTCTGGCACAGTCCATGTTTCGGAGGCTCTTGAGACAACGTCTAAGCTCACAGTCACTCTGACAACGTTGTCAACTGACCTTTCCAAGAAGGTGGAGGAGATCCCACAGAGGATGACCAGAAACAGGGCCCAGATGCTAGCAAAACAGGagaataccaccaccaccaccaccaaaaagcagagtagtagagtagtagcagagagtacaaccaccaccactataccTGCTAGTGTGATACCTCCATCTGTCCCTACCCCTGTCACCATGAGCATGGCTGGAACCACAACCACCCCTATCCCCACCCCTACCTTTGTCCCCTTTGTTGTTCTGGAGAAAGAAAAGGAACTTGtcaccaccatctccaccacACCAACCATTACCCCGGCTCCACCGCCGCCGCCTCCTGTAGTGGTCAGCAAAACTAAAGGGCGGCCTGTGGAGGAAGAGGAATCCCAGACGCAGCATCCACGCAAGAGGAAATTCCCGAAACCGCAGGTTCAGCTGGTCAACACAGCCATGCAGCAGACCAGGGAGATGATTCAACAGACGCTGGCTGTCATTGTCAACGCCATCAAACTGGATGACATTGAACCCTACCACAGTGACCGCTCTAACCCTTACTTCGAATACCTACAGATACGGAAAAAaatagaggagaagaggaagatctTGTGCTACATCACACCACAGGCCCCTCAGTGCTACGCTGAGTACGTGACCTACACAGGCTCCTACCTGCTGGATGGCAAGCCTCTCAGCAAGCTGCACATCCCAGTG ATTGCTCCACCTCCATCGTTATCGGAGCCCCTGAAGGAGCTCTTTAGACAGCAGGAGGCAGTGAGGGGGAAGCTGAGACTGCAGCACAGCATAGAGAGG GAAAAGCTTATTGTCTCGTGTGAGCAAGAAGTACTGCGGGTCCATTGCAGAGCGGCAAGGACGATAGCCAATCAGGCCGTCCCATTCAGTGCCTGCACTATGTTACTGGACTCTGAGGTGTACAACATGCCAACAGAGAGTCAG GGTGATGAGAACAAGTCAGTGAGAGATCGCTTCAACGCTCGCCAGTTCATTTCCTGGATCCAGGATGTGGATGACAAATATGACCGCATGAAG